The region ATGCACGCGCCCGCAATGCGAATCTTCCGGCCGAGACGCTCGCGAATCAGCTCGTCGACCTCGTCCATCGACATCGCGTGCGTCTTCGCCGAAGGCGCGGAGATCGTGGAGAAGTCGATACTCTGCGGCGTACTCGCGTACACAACAAAAAACGAGTAGCCGGTCGCAATCGCGCGCCCTTCAACCACCTGCACGTCGCCGAACCCCATCTTGGCAACGAGCTGCCGCGCCGCTTCATCGGCCGCCTCGCTCCATGCGATCGGCAACGTAAACGACATCTGCACCTTACCGTCGTTCGCCGTATCCCCATACGGCTTCACCACATTACTCATCGGCCACCACCGCATGGTTCGACAAGCTCACCATGACAAAGCCATTCGTTCACCGCCCCGCCCCCTTCGCTGTCATCCTGAGCTTGTCGAAGGACGAGCCCGCGTCCAAGGACGCAGCTTGCAGCAACGCGTCCTCGAACGGGTTCCAATACCCGTCCCCGCGCTCGAATACGCCGTCGAAGCCGCGGCCGCCGTCGGGCGGGCGCGAGACGTCGGCGAAGACCGCCGCTTCGATCGCCTGCATCAAGCCTTGCTGCGCGACTCGTTCGAGCAACGCGTGCGCGTTTGCCAACACGTCCT is a window of Candidatus Baltobacteraceae bacterium DNA encoding:
- a CDS encoding OAM dimerization domain-containing protein, with protein sequence MKPYGDTANDGKVQMSFTLPIAWSEAADEAARQLVAKMGFGDVQVVEGRAIATGYSFFVVYASTPQSIDFSTISAPSAKTHAMSMDEVDELIRERLGRKIRIAGAC